TCGATGTAGTTGAACCAATAGTTTGTGTTCCGTCTGAGGTTGCAGAAAATTTATCAAACCAACATGAAAACTTATCCGGCGATGTCGCAGTCCACGGTCACAAGTCGATCAAGGTGAGCAATTACGATCAACAAATTCTGCCATGGATGCATAGTTATCAAACCGAACCGGTAATCAACCCGGTGAGATTACTGGGTCACcgggtcactggttcaaccgttGGGTCACAGGTTGAACCGGTTGACTcggttataattaaataattatataaaatttatttttttataataagatttttttatataaaattaaattattttaatatttcaataatttattaattaattatattaatcaaatatatgttgaaaaagagttaatattaataaatattatataattatcaataacaaaaatatgatatgattaataaaactatttttatttatctttttattttaaagaatatttaacaacatttaatatttttaataattatgtaaaattaaaaaataattaatttaagttagtaaatataaaataaaaaattaattaaattaaatataaaattactcattagaataaaagataaaagtgtaaggagattttaaattttacatgagtaaaagagttaataagataaagttattaattaggatATGTCTTATaagttataatatatttataaaaaggtATCAATAACTTCAAAATGCATGGTAGCCTGGTGGTTACAAATCCTTTTATTCTCTAGGAGTGCCAGGTTCGAACCCAGCACACTGCGTTACATTTTTTAAAACGCACGTGCTGACGTCATTTGCGGTCTGACCGGTCCGGTTCAGTCCACGGTTCAGTCCGATTTTCACCGGGTCTTCCAAGTTTGACCGGTTTGTCTGTTTGTGCGGTTCGATTGTTAACCCGGATCGGTTAAAGGTCCGGTTCATCGGTTTTTCgatcgaaccggccggtccggtccgggtTTGATAACTATGCATGGATGTTTATTTTtcgattaatttaaatttttagtcaCAATGTAAATGAGGTGTTTGTTTTTATATTTCATGAAATATGCAAATGTGATCGATGAGTTGAGATTCAACTAAATTTgtgattattttatattgaatGGTATGATTATATGTGTTGAGGATTTGcttaaattaattaatcatttcatTCTTATATGATTATATGCAGGAAGTATATTTTATGCGTGTTTTTGTAGATGAATTTATGCGGCCTTCATGTTGTATGGCATCTTTATATGCTAACCATCCTATTATGGACTTATGTACTTATATGAATGATGAGGtagcataaattaatttattggtttgCTTATATGAATGCATTAAAATGTATGGTGTGCGTATATTATCCCTACATGATGGTcattcaattaattaaaaaaataaccataAGGTGATGCAATGGCTGAAATTGTTATCTGAATTGAAGTGTATGCTAATTGTATTTGCAACATGTTAACCATGAAATGCTTATATGAGTATTTTATAAAGGCATGGTATGCTTATATGATCGCCacatattttttagttatatgcTCATATGCTTCCTGCATATTAtgtagtattttttgtttttgcatttttttatttttcacgctaTATAATTTTgctagaaaatatatatatatatttgtgcttAACATACAATATAGTACTCAAAGGCCCCAAAATTTTAATTAGCAAGCCCACAATACATACAACACTGATTActactataagaaaaataaattaattaataaacaaataagaagaagaagaaataaaagaggATTGGCAAGAAAGTCATTGAAGAAACGAAAATGAAAAATGGGAGTGTATCATTCACATCTAAGAAGAAATAATGAGCTTTTTTACTTTTCAAAGCATAGAAATGGACTTGGTTTTAGGTTGTGTAGGTGCGATTCAGTTGTGGCAAATCCGTGCATGCTCTATATGAATACTTAATATAAGCCTAACTAATTAGGTGAGATTTTTTATGAGTACACTTTTCATTGTTATTATTTCTTGTAAGTTATGTttagtaataaattttttatgatttttttggaaaaaatattaataaaatctttTGAGTTGAAATTTGTTTAATAGTACTGTATCTAATTAGTTTGTGTATGTTTGATTATAGGTCATAGAATGTACAGATATTACTGGAAGTTATGACGCAGATCTTGTTGATGAGGTTTGGTCTCTAGTATATTGTTGTTTTTTCATGAACCACATATTTGAATCGACCATTAATCCTTATGTTCATCGAATGATGTCTGTTTTAAAATGATTCGCAGTATCATAGTTGCCTTGCCAAAGACGAAATACCAAGAGTTAGGATACGGTTTGAgcatttgaagctggctaaggattTTTATGCAACATATGCAAAGAAAGTCAGTTTCGATTCAATAGCGTAGCAGATGGTTATTTCTATTGGTACCcagatggttattttgtaatagcCTTAGTGTGGTGTGTATAATTAGTTACAATTATGTTAAACTGGATATTCGATTTAATAGTATAGCAGatgtttatttctattgttaccCGAATGGTTATTTTGAATAGTTTGGGTGTAGTGTGTGTGATTCGTTAAAAGTATTATAAACTGGATATTTGATTTAATAGAAAAGTGAATGGTTATTTCTTTTGTTATCCAGATGGTTATTTTGAATAATTAGGGTGTAGTGTGTGTGATCAGTTGCAAGTATTTTAATATGGATGTTCGATTCAATAGGatagtggatggttatttttactgGTATCCAGATGGTAATTCATAATAGTCTTGGTGTAGAGTATGTGGTCAGTTACAAGTAATAAAAGCTGGATGTTCGATTCTATAGGCTAACAGATGGTTATCTCTATTGTCACCCAAATGGTTATTTAGAAGTTTTGGTGTAGTGTGTAAATAGTAACAAATAGTAGAAGGACTAAGGTCTTAAGACTAATGTCCAATTTGAAAAAGGTAATTGTGAAAAAGGTATTTGTGGTCTTAAGACTAAGGTACAATTTGGGTTAACAACTTAAATAAGCTCTTTTGGAAAAAGAGCTTAAAGTATGAGGATTTTTATTAATagcaacttataaataagttatttgtgttgatttttagttataaaaatacttattttaaagttgtagtgtttggataaataacgaaaaaatataattttttttacacaagagaatggatattaaaattctaatttacaaTAATCTTGATGGCAATGCAAAAGAAATTATTGTATAGTtagtatttgttattttattgtgcatgatatggtaggtgaaaataaaaaatgaatataaaatgtgtgtcaatgtatattttgttgctgttttttagtttttagtattttggAGCTATATGGCACGAGAATATAACACTGATGTATTGAGGCAACTAAGAAAATATTGGCCTCAAAGATTCtagtctttttcttatatttgctATGCTACGGAAGATATATCAAAATCAAACctcagaattttttttataaccatctataattaagataaaaaaaaactaattcatGAAGACATAGCAGCAAATACAAAATCCACCTATCCAACCACAAACTTAAGTAATGATCCAAATAAATATGAGCATTGTCTATCAGATACACCAACCATCCAATACCCTACTAAAGCAATCATCCAAATTGCTTACGAATATTATCACCAAACCAATAAGAGGAGCACAGCCGTCAATTATAGCCACATCAATCATCAATGTAAACTACTTTCATACAATCCATCAACTTGGCAGCTTCACAAATCAATTTTTTCTTTCACAAAAGAGCATGCGAATAACATGAAAAAAAAAGCTAATAACCTGTagctaaaaaatataaattatatcataattttataattCAATTGATATAACATTAATTGTTGGAACGAGAAGGCATCATAATAAAATACTGATGTATTGAGACAGAAAACAAATTATTGGTGTTGAAGAAGCTAGCTTTTTCCTATTTTGTGATATGCTTCAGAAGATTTATCAACATCAAACTTTCCAATATCTCTATTGTAACCATctataattaagataaaaatttaattcatgaaaacaGATCATCAACTACGAAGACCAACTGACTAACCACATACTCAAGTAACAATCCAAATAAAAAAGTGTAATTTCCATCAGATACAACAATCAACCAATAACTTACTAAAGCAACCATCCAAAATGCTAACAAAATTTATTAACAAAGCAAGTCGGGTAGCAAAGACGTCAATCACATCCACACCAACCATCCGTGTGAACTACTTTCGCAAAATGTAACAGCTTTGCAGACCCATAAATCAGTTTTGTCCTACACAAAAAGCCATGccaaaaataaatcacaaattatCTATCCAGTGAAGGTGTACTCCATTTTGATTATCTAGAACGAAAATATTTACTGAACAAATACAACCAcggaaaatactaaaaaaagaaataaaaccaCACAATACATGTCTTTGTAGGAGCCTTCAAAGTAATAACATAAAAACAACATTCATGGTTATTGAAACAAATTCTCCCCATTTTCCTTGACTTACATTATCTATCAAAACTAATGGCCCGATTAAATACCGATCTAAATATCCAAATAAATGTGCCCAATATCTATGATTAAGACCAACCATTGTATCACATAATAAACAAGAGTGTTTACAAGGGATAAAATGCAAAAAAACACATATAAGGTTTCTTTTCACTTCTGATCACTAGATTCAGTGATGCACCATTCCACTTTTCTAATAGATTTGAACAAACATGAAAAATACATGCTTTAACCTGAATATATTTGTAGTTTGAATTACACACCAATAATAAAAAGGTTCAGGTAATTCTTTGACTAAAGTAACAATAGCaatacactacaaaaaaattagtttaaaacgACATTTTTATTAGGGCGGTTCTTTGTAACTGccataattttctttattttcggcGGTATATGTTGTTGCCGTAACTTCTTTTTTGAATATGGCAGTTTTTGTGATTTCGGCAGTTAGAACCGCCgatatattcttttattaattaaagtaaAACTTCATTTATGCAAACCTAGCTTAGCAAGTAGAGTGCGCGAGAGTGAGTTTTCTCCTCCGGCGATGCGTCTTCAGAGTTCACAGCTTCCATTGATGCGATCTGCGTTCTCACTTCTAGGTTTGTATAGAAAAttctcatttctcttcttcttctctggaatGCGTTAattacctcttctctctcttcttcttctctctctctctctctctaagtaATGCGTCTTCTTCTCCAAGATTTTTAGATCTGTTGCGGCATGGAATTTCGACGCAGAGGTTTTAGATGGAATGCTCCAGATGAAAGAGTGATTAGTGTTGCTGCGTATGAGAAAGTGTGAGTGATGTGAATGATGAACCCCTAATCTCTTGTCGCCCTTCATCTTCCGCAGCTATCGTTCATCTTGTCGTTGTTTCTCATCCCCTCGCGCCACCAAATTAGATATTCCAAAATTTTTGACGGCCTCTTTGatttctctgcttcttttcttccttcttaaTACCTTTCATTGATTGTAATTatgcaaatttcaattttcaattttgcaGTTTATCTCCTTTTTTTCAGCAAATCGCTTATTAAACAATCAAGGAATCGGATTAATGTGATAAGGAGAAAGAGAAATTCAACAAAGAAGTTTCTTAAGCGAGACACCATTGATCTGCTTGCGAGTCATTTATAGGTTGCTTACAATagagtaattaatttattttttctgctTTTGTTTCATGAAATTTAGAAAACCTGTATGCATAAACTAGCGGTTTTATTCATTAATTGTAATCACTTTCGCATACAATTAGTAAACCATGGTGTTTGATATATGAATTCCTATAGTTGTTATTATATTGAGCTAGGACCAAATACAAAGTCTGAGtctattttaacatttttaatcaatttttagtGTGGAAACTGTTCAAGTGGATTTGGCATGTTATCACACAAGGCTGTGCACCTGATTCAAGGCATAAACGAGCAAAAGGCAAGATTTCTGATTCACAATGCTTAATTGCTAAGATAATTGTTGTTGCTGGATTAATTTCTATATTTTGAAATATGACTGGTTTCTAGTCTTCCACATAGTCCAGCTAAGAAAGCCTATGTTACTGATTAAGAACTAAGAACAGTATTCCATTTAATTGTAGCGAAAGAGAGAAAATCCTAATGAATATCCCTTATTTACTCCGTCTTATTTACTCCGTGATGTCTCTCATTAGGTTCATAGTATCTTCTGTAGCAGCAATGCCCTCTGGATCCCTTGCCACAATAAGGAAGGTATCAACTTGGCGTCCTTTCTCTCAGAGAATAAAGCAAACAGGTGGTTTTCATTAATATGTACCAAGTTTGTACCAAGTTTCGTGGGCTTAACCCAAAAACTATATATTTCAAGGCTTTATGTTCATGGAAATAACTTGATACACAACTCTAAACTGAAATGCTAATGAAGTAGTATGTTTCATTATTAGAACATGCATATCTATTATCTCATTGTTTCCATCTTAAATAgtagtttgttattctttcttaAAGAAGTTTTAAGATCACTTTTGCAGTTTTTAATTCTTCACTTTTATAGTTATGCTTCACTTTTACTCCGCTAATTTGATGCGTGACGCCTCACTCAACGACCGAGTGGAgctccaaattttgggtgacatTGGTGCCAAGATCCGAGTCATGAACTTCGATACCCCTGGTGTTCAGGTGCCTAATTTCTTATGCCCATTCCCtttttctcttcaattttttgatttttcctACTCGGGAGTTGACGAATCTTGCCATGGTTGCCTCTAGTTACAGCTTACAGTTTATAATACAACTTTCTCAATTTATCTtcgctttttttcttttctttacctttttgttttggCTTATGGATTAAGTTCTTTGTCGGTGGTTTCAATTTTGATTCTTAAATGTGATTGTAGTTTAGGGAGAGATGGAGAGAGAATGAGAGTGGCGGAGGCCGGAGGGGAAGAGGGACGGTGGTGAGCTACGAATTCCACTACCCTCtgcttttttctttaatttatttctcttttcttttttttcatgggAGTTTGATAACTGTGTTCAATTTTGTCCTTTGGGAGTGTTGAAGATGTAAAGATTCAATGCCAACAAAGAAGAATGTTTGGATTTGTGACCTTTGTTGAACCAGAATCTGTTAAAATGATTCTGGAAAAGGGAAATCCCTATTATGTTCGTGGCTCTAGGGTGCTTGTAAAATCTTACAAGGAGAAGCCAAAAGTTGATAATTATGTAAAATCCCCATTATGTTGCTACACAGTGTTGGTTACAGCCTTTTGATCATCTTGCCTCTAATTTAATGCATGTCCCCTTCCAGGTggagtctaaaatttttctatcgCATGGTGGACTTTCACCTTCAATTGGGACCCTTGATAACATAAGGAGCTTTGATCGTGTTCAAGAGGTTCCTCATGAAGGGGCCATATGTGATCTTCTGTGATCTGATCCAGATGATAGATGTGGCTGGGAAATTTCTCCACGGGGTGCTGGATATACTTTTGGCCAGGTAGCGATAGCTTTTAGCTTCTGTACTCCATGTTGAATATGTTTGGTATATCAATATGTCTTCTATACTTTTATTGATCACATTCGTCCTTTCAGGATATATCTGAACAATTTAATCACACAAACAGTCTGAAGCTGATTGCTAGAGCTCATCAGATGGTTATGGATGGATTTAACTGCTGTAATTCTCATTCTCGTTGAGTGATCTTCATTTTCTTGCTCTAAAATTATTGGATAAGTTTCAGTTGTGCATTGTTTTGTGGAAATAGGAACAAAAGGTGGTTACGATTTTTAGTGCACCCAACTACTGTTACCGATGTGGGAACATGGCTTCCATATTGGAGGTTGATGATTGCAAGGGCCACACATTTATCCAAGTCATCTTGGTAAGGAACCTACCAcattttttgttcttaaattaATACTTCAATAATATTTGTTATTGGACgttcaaataatattatttatttagattaatcaaaatttaaggaCTTAATAATGAGATAACAAATCGGGCATAATTAGTAAGTtatcattttaattaataataagtcAACTGCATTACTCAAGTACTGAATGAAACCCAATTTTATGTGCTGAAAGGGGATGGAAAAAGGTTATATATGAgattaaaaatagtataaatgTGGAATAATTTAACAAGGAATTGCCGTTAGCATGGATATCTTCTTTATAAATTACTCAAATTATGATTCCTTTTTTATCCATGTGCTtcaactaattattattattattggcttTTTTAACAATTGATGATCATGTCGAAGATCCATTCATTTAATTATTCTCGTTAAGAACTTAACTTGCAAGGATAAATTTATTCTCGTTAAGAACATATATTAATGAAACCTCAGCTTGACTATCCAAATAAATAAGTATAGATATCATATTCATCTTTCTTGGATGTACTTTAGGTTGGTGCAAGAGACATTTTCTTGCCAGGAGGAGGTTGGTGCAACCATGCCTGTTTGTCTCGATCGCAGGAGTGCTTAGGTTCATCTAAGAAAATGGATCAAACAGCTTCCTTTTCTGGATATTTAAGCAACAAGCAAAAATTTAACCCAGGTATATTCTTCACTAGTCACAATTTTTATTCTTTCTCCTCATCAACgcaaacattttttaattttatggatCTTAACAAGTGTTGCATTTTTCAGATTTCTACAACTGGAATATAATCAAGGTTAGATACTGTGATGGTTCATTGTTTACTGGTGACATCGAAGCAGTGGATCCTGTAAGTAATGTAACATtgaaaattttgttctaaaagataagatttgttattttgtaatttctattCTGATGAGATTTGCACACAtgataaataaattagaaaaccAATTTGCACTACAGAGGAGGAAGAATTTTCGTTGCTGTCATTGAAGACTTGCTGGCAAAAGGAATGAGAAATGCTCAAAATGTAAGCgacattatttatttatgttcCAAATGATTGTGGTTCACTAATTGAAAATTGCAAGTACAGGCTATTCTTTCAGGATGTTCAGCAGGAGGATTGACAGCAATACTACAATGCGATCGCTTTAGATCTCTAATTCTAGCAGGAGCCAAAGCCAAATGCATTTCAGATGCTTGTTATTTCATCAATGTGTTTGCTTCCTACTTgaacttttctttctctttattcCATGGAACTTGTTACCTCATTGATTGAACATAACAGAAAGGATGTCTCTGGAGCACAACACATTCAAGAGTTCTACAGTCAAGTTGTTGTAACACATGTATGTTTCTCAAATATCTATAGTCAACTTGTTACCTGATTTTATTGAGGGATTTCTAAATGGACTGTGTTATTTTTGCACATATCAAAATATTGGTaataattcatttttctttttttatttatagatttTGTCATGCCATTATTGTAGGTATTCTTTCTCATTTGTTTCAGGTATCTCTTCCATTCTCTTATATGTTTGATGCTCATTCGTTTCAAGTTTCTAATCTTCTTTAGGGTATCTGTATTGTAAAGATCTTATATTAGGCTATTACTTTGttttcatttatatatataatttggaaTATTTTCTGTAAATACTCATCCGATATCATAGCATAGTGATATTCAACAACTTTTTTGATAAACAAAATctttgtccttcatttcttgataAGTTTTGGTAGTTTGGTTTCAGGCTACAaggtaaaagaaacagcaaagttAGGTCTTGCCAGAGAAGCCTATTGAGATATACGAATTTGAAGGGTACTATATATTAGGTGGAGCCATCATAATTCAATAATTCATGATTTTTATGATAGAGATTTGATGTATCTTTAGCTAAATGTTATGTTCATGTTATGTTTGATACTTTATTTGTATAggagttattacttttgattttcaatactaaaatattatatattatatttaatacttTATTTGAGTTATGTAATATTTTGCTTATAAGTTATGATTTCTtgttattgtgaaattttaaacaaaaaaattatttgtttaatataGTAAAAACGACGGTTAAAACTCATGTGCAGATAAAAGTGTAtgctaatttaaaagataaaaaaatattacttttatcTGGTAAAAACGATAGCTTGTAACTTccattttaaacaattaaaacgtCATTTTAACGTGAAAAAAATGGCGGTTTTAAACTACCatttttaaacaataaattctgccgttttaaacaacatgaaatgccattttaaccaacaAAAAGATGCTATTTTATTTGGAAATAACGGCAGTTTGAACAGCCATTTTAACCCAACTAAAAAATTACCATTTTAACCAGGTAATTGTGGCGGTTTGAAACTGCCACTTTAACCAACAAAAAATGCCGTTTTATctggaaataacggcggtttgaaccgccctTTTAACCCAACTCAAAAATCGCCATTTTAACCAGGTAATTGTGGCGGTTTGAAACCGCCGTTTTAAGCAACAAAAAATGCCGTTTTATCCGGAAATAaaggcggtttgaaccgccgttttaacccaactcaaaaaccgccgttttaaccaggtaattgtggcggtttttctaaaaccgccgtaataaccaaaTAGCGCTTCAAATTATGGCGGTTTTTCTTGAGCGCCGTTCAAggaaataatggcggttcaaaccgccgtaataaccctAAAAAACCGCCGTAATTACCAAATTTTGTTGTAGTGATATAGTAAGGACTGGAAATTGTTGTgaatccaaaattcaaactagAGTAACAGCTTATAAGACTAACCATCCAATAGGCTACAGAAATAAACATCCTATAAATATCAACCAAATTTCAACATTTGTCAATTACTTTACGTCACATTGCATGCACAGGTCCGCACGGagcaagaaaaaaattgaaaatttagctGCTATATATACAACATTACCAAACTTTTTCAACCATTCCCACGCTAAAGTTAGATCACCATGAATTGTAACGATCTCAACCAACATCATACTACATATGCTGCAAGATACTAAAATTGAACCTAATGATTTCTCAGTGCATATAATCACTCATATCAGAAGCAAAATCTGTCCATAATACAACATGCAACAGAAATTACGATTCAATCAATGAACAAGTTAACCCACTTACCTCGGATGGTTAGTCTACTGTCGGCAATGATGTTCGTGGTTGTCCCGGTGGATGGCCGAGGAGCAGGCGGCTAATCTTCCACGGTCGGATGCTCGGCTGCCACCAGTGCGACGAGTTCTGCTGGATACAGCCGCTTCCGCGCGACGAGATGTGCAACGGAGGAGTGCGTGGCTGGGCTGCAGATCGGGTCGCCGGCGTAGCACGCAGGGGCTGAGCTCCAATGACGTGGAGGTGTACAACGGCAACAGGGTGAGGGACTTGAGGGGAGCAATCAAGGACACTCGTGAGGACGGGTTGCTTTCCGAAGTTGCAGCTTCTGACGCACGTGGTTCTCCGTCGATAGGCGTCTCTGCAGCGACTTGGAGGGTTTTGGGTAGGGGAGACAGCGTGGGAACCGAAAGGATTGGGTAATTGGGGTAAATTTTGAAATAGGATTAATTTGGTGGTGGGGTAAATTAAACAacaattaggaattagggttattTAGCGTTTAATTACTCTTTTAATGAAAATTGGGTCCAATAAACAGCCCATTATAGTTATTGTATACATATCTCATTGTCTCTCTAACGggactcttttatttattcttaatgttGTTACTTTAATACCATTTTTATCTTATTGATTTATAGACCAATTCTTCTTGTAATTTTCTGTACTCCTAcatactcttttttttattaaattaatttatacttgatgtaaaaaatttgaaatcacatggctattttagtcatttcgcATATAATATCTTAGTTTTGTCCATATTTATCTAAACATAATACacgacattacattagtgtcttgtccaTCGTATCCAAATACAAtacacaaaatataatttttaatatctctATTCTATTATCTCTGTTTTAGTGTCATGTCCTatcctattttcaaaaataaatacagCCAAATTTAAGACTTAACTcgattattttctttttataataataaattcatTTAATTGTTCGTTTTTTCCTCTTTCACTCTAAATAGTAAGTGTTCTAGTACATGATATTAACTATATAGTCTTTCTCATTctcataattatttaatttaatttaatttttaaatttatttaattattatattgtgactatttttttataataatatataaaaaatattatttatacactaaaaataattactaaaattaattactaatacatttatttattttaatatatattttatattaataattaatcataatgacttattttaatataaacatcGTATAATTGAATAATAAATTCATTTAATTGTTTGTTTCCTTCATTTTCTCTTTCACTTATCCACTTGCCCGCATATAATAATCGCCTAACTAATACAGCAGCCAGCTGCATTATTTAAATAGAAAGAACATGTCATTTTTTTCAAtttgtaataaattattacatgcacaaaaaaattttaaattttctatacTTATTGAAatacaaacaaataaattaactatACAACTAACTCAAATTGGTTGAATACATGCCAATTATAATGCATGTCCCACAACCACATGCATATATACAAGTTGGACATGTTGTATGTCCAGGGAAAGATTCAAAGAGATAGGCTAGACTCTAGAGACCTATTTTTAGAGAGAAACCAGAGTctagttgataataataataataattattggcCCTTACTAATTAAGAAGTTAAATGGAAATTAAGACTTTTACTGAgtttatgttgaaaaaaattatCTCGATCCATACATTATTTTATTAGTCCAATATATATCCAGTATTTCATTAGGTGGAACTTCTTTATTATCAGTGTGTTATACAATAAGATCATATACCCATAAGATTAATATTTAACGAGTTGAAACTCCttcaattaatattcttttttttcatGCTAATAATCGTGTATGTACTCCGAgacaaaaattaaaggaaaaaaaaaaaaacccggtcATAA
The sequence above is drawn from the Arachis hypogaea cultivar Tifrunner chromosome 4, arahy.Tifrunner.gnm2.J5K5, whole genome shotgun sequence genome and encodes:
- the LOC112796344 gene encoding pectin acetylesterase 8 isoform X2 → MDLTAEQKVVTIFSAPNYCYRCGNMASILEVDDCKGHTFIQVILVGARDIFLPGGGWCNHACLSRSQECLGSSKKMDQTASFSGYLSNKQKFNPDFYNWNIIKVRYCDGSLFTGDIEAVDPKTNLHYRGGRIFVAVIEDLLAKGMRNAQNVSDIIYLCSK
- the LOC112796344 gene encoding pectin acetylesterase 8 isoform X1, yielding MDLTAEQKVVTIFSAPNYCYRCGNMASILEVDDCKGHTFIQVILVGARDIFLPGGGWCNHACLSRSQECLGSSKKMDQTASFSGYLSNKQKFNPDFYNWNIIKVRYCDGSLFTGDIEAVDPKTNLHYRGGRIFVAVIEDLLAKGMRNAQNAILSGCSAGGLTAILQCDRFRSLILAGAKAKCISDACYFINVFASYLNFSFSLFHGTCYLID